A window of Cherax quadricarinatus isolate ZL_2023a chromosome 62, ASM3850222v1, whole genome shotgun sequence genomic DNA:
tttttttgtgaatatttttgagtttctggaatggattaattgtatttccattatttcttatggtaaACATTGCTTCACTTTTCAAACTTtccgaatttagaactagctcctggaacggattaagttcgatatttgaggttccactgtatgtcattacgtatgtgatgagtggtgctgtgttgtttgttgttgggtgtataagggccactgaaagataatccttacacagtgcagcagcagagagagcggtgttgtcagtcaccctatatacctccaacaacactggaggagtcagtttcatgctgtcctttttttatcgattaattgcttaacttaTCTGCtatactgttaatgctacactttaccATTGGCTGGCGCTTTAGCCTTTactgactcctgctgctttagtatcgtacatatcgcagAATCACTCAAGAAGgtacattcttccctctctctcagcccgTTACCtaagggctggctggcactaagaactttctttgggcccatggtggcttatttagcagttgcaagcactaaaaagaatgattatgaaatgtatcgtaggAACGCATGGGGTGACGGTCATTCTCTGATAAACAATGACAGACTGACTGTGAATAGTGTGGAATGGTGTGTGGGGCGGCTCGTATGCATTCGGAACGAACGACTATTACCGAGCTAAATGACGatcactgagccaatattttgacaaaaaaaagttACAATTACTGAATATTATGAAATCCGATGACTACgacatccgggggtccactgtatattaatgtaatatacaacatttaatgcacctcaaagtgattattattgtctattattattatctttattaaccattaaactgtccaaacctagatctacgttttttcaacatttgaaagtatgtaaaaaaagtagatcttttcttttttttacatttgaaaacatgtaaaaaaaactttgatctactttttttttgttatatttgaaaatatgtaaaaaaaacgtagatctacttttggagcactacgcatgtgaacgtaaatttgtttggacagtttaagggttaatatggcATCCTCAAGACTAGTAAGACACTcttattgattttaatgtgtacctgcatgccagcacagtgtgcaagTTTATTacggtacaggtacacataagtataattatcagagtacagtggacccccggttaacgatattttttcactccagaagtatgttcaggtgccagtactgaccgaatttattcccataaggaatattgtgaagtagattagtccatttcagacccccaaacatacacgtacaaacgcacttacataaatacacttacataattggtcgcattcggaggtaatcgttatgcgggggtccactgtacagtggtaccctaagtttcaaactgctcccaactcgaccaattatgcaaGTCTATTATTGACAGTgcttttgggggtctgaaatggactaatctaatttacattattccttacagaaacaaattcattcggtaacggcacttgaacagccttctggaacaaagaaagttcgaaactcggggtaccactgtagtacATATAAAACGtgaaaataactttaaaacacttgaaattttggaaagtttccacacataatggagagacgcagtgctcatggagaatgtaaactgggtggggcgcggtgaccgtattagaaagtcaggtggggggagccgtacagcgagttttggtcacaattttaaatgtccatattagcagcaaaatgctgtaaagcggggccctattgCATTTATATATAAAAGTTCTTTTACTGAGTCTTCTTATTACACCTTGTTGGCTCTTGCCCAACTTCACTTATGATTCTTCTATGTAAAGTTTGAGCGAAAATAGATTACACTCAGAATAGGAAGTATGGCTGTGttatgcctggagtttacctggagagagttccgggggtcaacgcccccgcggcccggtctgtgaccaggcctcctggtggatcagagcctgatcaaccaggctgttgctgctggctgcacgcaaaccaacgtacgagccacagcccggctgatcaggaactgactttaggtgcttgtccagtgccagcttgaagactgccaggggtctgttggtaatccctcttatgtgtgctgggaggcagttgaacagtctcgggcccctgacacttattgtatggtctcttaacgtgctagtgacacccctgcttttcattggggggatggtgcatcgtctgccaagtcttttgctttcgtagtgagtgattttcgtgtgcaagttcggtactagtccctctaggattttccaggtgtatataatcatgtatctctccctcctgcattccagggaatacaggtttaggaacctcaagcgctcccaataattgaggtgttttatctccgttatgcgcgccgtgaaagttctctgtacattttctaggttggcaatttcacctgccttgaaaggtgctgttagtgtgcagcaatattccagcctagatagaacaagtgacctgaagagtgtcatcatgggcttggcccccctagttttgaaggttctcattatccatcctgtcatttttctagcagatgcgattaggTTTTTGTAAACAAATACATACAGAGGAAAATGGGGCATCAGCATTTGGGGCTCTCACTGACACCCCTTGTCAAGTCTTCTAATCAAACTGTACATTAATAAAATTTCCCTTCCATATGACTTTTGATGTTTTTGTGTATTAGATTTTTATTACAACTCTTTTAGAACTTGAATACTTATGCAACTTTTTCCTTGTATGAATTCTCTTGTGTTTTATTAAGCTAGAATTTTGGGTAAAGTGTTTTAGACACACTTTACATTGATAcggcttctctccagtatgaattctctTGTGTTTTCTTAAATTAGATTTTTCGGAAAACTcttttagacactctgagcactgatatggtttctctttagtatgaattctcatgtgttTTGTTAAACTGGATTTTCGGGAAAAACCTTTTAAACACACCAAACACTGGAATGGTTTATCTCCAGTATGAACACTCATATGACTTATTAAACCAGATTTATGATTGAAGTCTTTTAAACACTCCGAACAATGATATGGCTTTTCTTCAGTATGAATTCTAATGTGTTCTATTAAATACGATTTTTGGTTAAAGTCTTTCAGACACTCCGAACATTGATACAGTTTTTTCCCACTGTGAATTCTCATGTGTTTCATTAAACCTGATTTATCTTTAAAGTTTCTTGGACagtctgaacactgatatggtttttctccaGTATGAATTCTTGTGTGTTCTATTAAGTGAGATTTTTGGTTGAAGTCTCTCGGGCACAccgaacactgatatggtttttttCCAGTATGAATCCTCATGTGACATATTAAATTAGACTTTCGGGTAAAGTCTTTTAGACATTCTGAGCACTGAAATGGTTTCTCACCAGTATGAATTTTTGTGTGTTCAATTAAACTATATTTTTGGGAAAAAcgtttcagacactctgaacagtGAAAAGGTTTCTCTTCAGTATGATTTCTCATGTGTTTTTTTAAACTAGATTTTAGGGTGAAGTTTTTCAGACACTTTGAACACCGGAAaggcttctctccagtatgaactctcatgtgtgTTATTAAACGAGATTTAAATGAAAAGTCCTtcagacacactgaacactgaagtGTTTTTCTGTCCTTGATAATTCTCATGTGTGATACTGGCTGAGACTTTTGTGATAAGCTTTTTAAATGCTCTGAATACTGACATAGTTTATCCTCTGGCTGAATTATAATTAGTGTTGCTTGAGGTGATTCTTCTTCAAGTATTTTAGACATAATGAACACTTAAAAGTCTTCCCTACGAATTATAAAATACTTAACCAAAATATATTTACGAATTTCTTTTACACTGAAAAATTATAATTCTCTAATACAGTACTAATGAATTAATGTAAGATACAATAAGACCAGAGTAAacagatatcacaatatgcaaaatattaTAAAAATGTAGTAGTTTAAATCCATAAGGGTTATCACAGCACTTGGGAAATGCAATGGTTGATTAGAAGAATGCGAGGATAGtcccagttctttggatcaacaGCCCTTCACCAACAGTAGAACACCTCCATTCAAGGATTCTCTAATATGGTATTTGAATTTAAATGTTTGTTCCTGAAGCTTTCACAACAGTTTATAACAATCTTGAAATCACAAAACActgaagtgtttcttcttttctacAGTCTTGGTTCCTCTTATACACTCAAGTTATGTTACCAAGTCTTCACAACCAGTGACATGCACTAAGAATGTGGGTTTAGTAATGAGTACATATTCAGATCATTTAAACTTGAATTATTTAGACACTCAGCCAAGTATGTAAAACTGAACCAACCAACAAGCTGTACATAACATAATCCAAATAAGTGGAATTACTGTCAACAGGTTGTAAAGGAATAGTGAACAAGAGCACTTATGCCACTTGTATAAGCTCAGTCATACTTGTAATGGTACTGGAAAAGAAGTATTTGCAACACTGAGGTTACACAATATTGTTACTGTATATTACACTACATGTATTTATGTCAGTTAAATGAGGTTTATGACGCTAGTGTAGCACAGTAAATGTAGTTCTTGTAGCACTGCGGTTAGACAGTATAAATATTTCAGTATGTATGCCACTTACACGAGCTTCATAATACTGAGTACTGGCACTTTGGGTGTAATTACTCTGCTGCAAGGAGGACCTGCAAAAAATAAATCAATAAATCAATGAACAATAACAAATATCTACCACATTTAATATATTAaattctgaacattaaaatggtataaaatactgacaggttgttaggtaagacacatatgcaacagttaggtatctttatttcgaaacgtttcgcctacacagtaggcttcttcagtcgagtacagaaaagttgatagaagcagaagatacttgaagacgatgtaatcagtccatcacccttaaagttttgaggtggtcagtccctcagtctggagaagagcattgttccatagtatgaaacaatatggagataaagtgacaggatggagccttatatagcgccaacaggtgagacgtaggtcactagaagaggtaagaactcagatgttgggaggtcaggtccctctcaaatccagccgttctcactagtagaggttgtcaaagttgactggtacagacctacaatcaacttcgacaacctctactagtgagaacggctggatttgagagggacctgacctcccaacatctgagttcttacctcttctagtgacctacgtctcacctgttggcgctatataaggctccatcctgtcacttcatctccatattgtttcatactatggaacaatgctcttctccagactgagggactgaccacctcaaaactttaagggtgatggactgattacatcgtcttcaagtatcttctgcttctatcaacttttctgtactcgactgaagaagcctactgtgtaggcgaaacgtttcgaaataaagatacctaactgttgcatatgtgtcttaccatatTAAATTCTATTTACTTCAGCAAAAGCCACATTTTTTAAGTACATTATAAGAATATTGTGTAGCACAGTAGACCCTCGGTTTTCGGCTGGTGCAGAAATCGTACAATTCGGATTTCGAGCacttttttcagcaaaatttctccCCGGGTTTCGTACATCAAATTGGAAAGCGTTAGTACCAGACGTGTCTGCCTGGGCTACTCATACGTTcgtgactcactcttgggcacattaaatgtcttattttgcaTTAACATAGACATTTTtaataatccatctatgatatttcctTCAAAATTATATAGAAACATGTTACAGGTGGCCCTCCACATTcgcaagggttaggggatcaagaacctcatgAATGTTGAAAATTGGTGAA
This region includes:
- the LOC138854530 gene encoding gastrula zinc finger protein XlCGF57.1-like, whose translation is MSKILEEESPQATLIIIQPEDKLCQYSEHLKSLSQKSQPVSHMRIIKDRKTLQCSVCLKDFSFKSRLITHMRVHTGEKPFRCSKCLKNFTLKSSLKKHMRNHTEEKPFHCSECLKRFSQKYSLIEHTKIHTGEKPFQCSECLKDFTRKSNLICHMRIHTGKKPYQCSVCPRDFNQKSHLIEHTRIHTGEKPYQCSDCPRNFKDKSGLMKHMRIHSGKKLYQCSECLKDFNQKSYLIEHIRIHTEEKPYHCSECLKDFNHKSGLISHMSVHTGDKPFQCLVCLKGFSRKSSLTKHMRIHTKEKPYQCSECLKEFSEKSNLRKHKRIHTGEKPYQCKVCLKHFTQNSSLIKHKRIHTRKKLHKYSSSKRVVIKI